From Oceanipulchritudo coccoides, the proteins below share one genomic window:
- a CDS encoding type I restriction endonuclease subunit R: MEEQTPYQTPSYLEKVQSQLPALQLLIEMGWEYLPPERCNDLRGGRMGAAILEPILTEFIRKNGRYTFKGREHVFTENAIANAVQALKAFRATGAIHQNEEVYDLLCLGTAVPQTVDGDTKSFSIAYIDWKNPENNRYHCTAEFKVERVGLQKHYIPDIVLFINGIPVGVIECKRSAYSDLKKQPIEMAIAQLQAYQQKDGIPQLFLYSELLFALARDKAEYGTTGTPRKFWTVWREHGLDESIGELISRPLPEDSPLLETPFEKEAGAFLKLQNEGRQVYEQDRAIYALCRPERLLQLTYQYIVFDNGVKKIARYQQFFAVQDILKRIRGGDVSEPRAGGVVWHTQGSGKSLTMVMLAKALALAPDILTPKVILVTDRIDLDNQILGTFRACGLEPEQASTGEHLVQLLSDDKAHVVTTLIHKFEAAAKNRNLKEATRDTFVLVDEGHRSNYSEHHARMKLALKGACFIAFTGTPLAKNAKKNTFAKFGALYTPPYTISRAVADGAVTPLLYEARHVPQDVDQGPIDSWFEKLTLGLSENQQADLKRKFSSERQLNKAEQKVRMIAWDVSLHYAMNYQGTGMKGQLVAPDKATALLYKECFDEFGQIRTEVLISGPNAREGDESDKKGPSAQEKAFWERMMDRYGTEEKYNKQLINAFKKGEDPEVIIVVDKLLTGFDAPCNTVLYLARSLKGHTLLQAIARVNRLFDGKEYGLILDYSGVIKELDDAIDFYAQLADFDESDLAETVHYLEEVTAKLPQYHSDLWELFPGMKGTTDAEAFAESLRDEEKRNRFYDRFNLFSRTLAMALASTNFLEKTPDNTIQRYKQDLKFFANLRAEASIRFQERIDFSEYEPKIRKLIDTHVSAGEIMQLCDPINLFDANERQEVLEDQGKSTEAKADMIASATQRTIEQEMEKDPAFYAKFSKMLSDVLEALHKKRMEAIEALEKIKDIATKVTTHTDDNVPEELAARDMARRYYGVVREEMKEYKAEPKAAIRIALEIQERLGEHKIRDFRDNPDALNRMRNEIDDIFFEVIDDMGLEIPLEVQDMLIDKCIEITIANED; this comes from the coding sequence ATGGAAGAGCAGACTCCTTACCAAACCCCGAGCTACCTCGAGAAGGTGCAGAGCCAGCTTCCGGCCCTGCAGCTCCTCATCGAGATGGGCTGGGAATACCTTCCTCCCGAGAGATGCAATGACCTGCGTGGCGGGCGGATGGGGGCCGCCATCCTCGAACCGATCCTCACCGAGTTCATCCGGAAGAACGGCCGCTACACCTTTAAGGGGCGAGAGCACGTATTCACCGAGAACGCCATCGCCAACGCGGTGCAGGCGCTCAAGGCGTTCCGGGCCACCGGAGCGATTCACCAGAATGAGGAGGTCTACGACCTGCTCTGCCTCGGCACCGCAGTACCCCAGACGGTGGACGGCGACACCAAGAGCTTTTCCATCGCCTACATCGACTGGAAGAACCCGGAGAACAACCGCTACCACTGCACCGCCGAGTTCAAGGTGGAGCGGGTCGGCCTGCAGAAGCACTACATCCCGGACATCGTACTCTTCATCAACGGGATCCCGGTGGGCGTGATCGAGTGCAAGCGCAGCGCCTATAGCGACTTGAAGAAGCAGCCTATCGAGATGGCCATTGCACAGCTTCAGGCTTACCAGCAGAAGGACGGAATACCACAGTTGTTCCTATATTCCGAACTCCTTTTCGCCCTCGCGCGGGACAAGGCCGAATACGGGACAACCGGGACGCCCCGAAAGTTCTGGACCGTTTGGCGGGAGCATGGATTGGATGAGTCCATCGGCGAGCTGATCAGCCGTCCGCTGCCGGAGGACTCCCCACTGTTGGAGACGCCCTTCGAGAAGGAGGCCGGGGCCTTCCTGAAGCTCCAGAACGAGGGACGGCAAGTCTACGAGCAAGACCGAGCCATCTACGCCCTGTGCCGTCCGGAGCGCCTGCTGCAGCTGACCTACCAATACATCGTCTTCGACAACGGGGTGAAGAAGATCGCCCGCTACCAGCAGTTCTTTGCGGTGCAGGACATCCTGAAGCGGATCCGGGGCGGCGATGTGTCCGAACCCCGCGCTGGCGGGGTGGTCTGGCACACCCAGGGCAGCGGCAAGTCATTGACCATGGTGATGCTAGCCAAGGCCCTCGCTCTGGCCCCGGACATCCTGACCCCGAAGGTGATCCTGGTGACCGACCGGATCGACCTCGACAACCAGATCCTGGGCACCTTCCGTGCCTGCGGTCTGGAGCCCGAACAAGCGAGCACCGGGGAACACCTCGTTCAGCTCCTGAGTGACGACAAAGCACACGTCGTTACGACCCTGATCCACAAATTCGAGGCGGCGGCGAAGAACCGGAACCTAAAGGAAGCCACTCGCGACACCTTCGTCCTCGTCGATGAGGGACACCGGAGCAACTACTCGGAACACCATGCCCGGATGAAACTGGCGCTCAAAGGTGCCTGCTTTATTGCGTTCACCGGGACCCCGCTGGCTAAAAACGCGAAGAAAAATACCTTCGCCAAATTTGGTGCGCTTTATACACCGCCCTACACGATTTCACGGGCGGTCGCAGATGGGGCAGTGACACCGCTTCTCTACGAAGCCCGGCATGTGCCGCAGGACGTTGATCAGGGCCCCATCGACAGCTGGTTTGAGAAGCTCACACTTGGCTTGAGCGAGAATCAACAGGCCGACCTGAAGCGGAAATTTTCTTCAGAGCGGCAACTCAACAAGGCTGAGCAGAAGGTGCGGATGATCGCGTGGGATGTCTCCCTGCATTACGCGATGAACTACCAGGGTACTGGCATGAAAGGGCAGTTGGTCGCCCCGGACAAGGCAACTGCATTGCTGTATAAGGAATGCTTCGATGAATTTGGACAGATCAGAACGGAGGTTCTGATTTCGGGTCCGAATGCCAGAGAGGGCGATGAGAGTGACAAAAAGGGTCCTTCTGCACAGGAGAAAGCCTTCTGGGAGCGGATGATGGACCGCTACGGGACCGAGGAGAAATACAACAAGCAACTGATCAATGCTTTCAAGAAGGGGGAGGATCCGGAAGTCATCATCGTGGTTGACAAGCTGCTGACCGGATTCGATGCGCCTTGCAACACGGTGCTTTACCTGGCCCGGAGCTTGAAGGGGCACACACTCCTTCAGGCGATCGCCCGGGTGAACCGGCTCTTCGATGGTAAGGAATATGGGCTGATTCTTGACTACAGTGGGGTGATTAAGGAGCTGGACGACGCGATCGACTTCTATGCTCAGCTGGCAGACTTCGACGAGTCGGATCTCGCGGAGACGGTCCACTACCTTGAGGAGGTTACTGCCAAGTTGCCACAGTATCACTCAGATCTTTGGGAGCTGTTTCCCGGCATGAAGGGAACTACAGACGCGGAGGCTTTTGCCGAGAGCCTGCGTGACGAAGAGAAGCGGAACCGATTCTACGACCGCTTTAATTTGTTCTCGCGGACGCTCGCGATGGCTCTGGCTTCGACGAACTTCCTCGAAAAAACACCGGACAATACGATTCAGCGCTATAAACAAGACCTGAAGTTCTTCGCCAACCTTCGGGCGGAAGCCTCCATCCGCTTCCAGGAGCGTATAGACTTCTCCGAATACGAACCGAAGATACGGAAACTCATCGATACTCACGTCAGCGCCGGCGAGATCATGCAGCTTTGTGATCCTATTAATCTTTTCGACGCTAATGAACGACAAGAGGTCCTTGAGGACCAAGGGAAGAGTACCGAGGCCAAAGCGGACATGATTGCATCGGCGACGCAGAGGACGATCGAGCAGGAAATGGAGAAGGATCCGGCCTTCTACGCCAAATTCTCAAAAATGCTCAGTGATGTACTGGAAGCACTGCACAAGAAGCGCATGGAGGCCATCGAGGCGCTTGAGAAGATCAAGGACATCGCCACCAAGGTTACTACCCATACGGATGACAACGTGCCGGAGGAACTGGCTGCCCGCGACATGGCCCGACGCTACTACGGCGTCGTGAGGGAGGAGATGAAGGAATACAAAGCTGAGCCGAAAGCTGCTATCCGGATCGCCTTGGAAATTCAGGAACGCCTTGGAGAGCATAAGATCCGGGACTTTCGGGATAATCCGGATGCGCTCAATCGGATGCGAAACGAGATCGATGATATCTTCTTCGAGGTAATCGATGACATGGGTCTTGAGATTCCTCTCGAGGTGCAGGACATGCTGATCGACAAGTGCATCGAGATTACGATTGCCAATGAAGATTGA
- a CDS encoding M48 family metallopeptidase, giving the protein MKIEPSEQILVYGERRIPYRLQFSDRKRLRITVKPDLNVVANAPSHYSEEEAREAVRSKARWILRQLASFQEFHPLPMPHKYISGETFVYLGRQYRLKVETGDRTPAKLRGRYLFVTVPDRTDSTKVKAAVDAWYRVRAEEVFRRYLEACMEVAGRHGISEPELSIRNMRTRWGSCSSAGRITLNLKLIYAPVHCIEYVIMHELCHLAHHDHSPRFYRLLTRCMPDWEKRRKVLSQVVFLKAEPLRL; this is encoded by the coding sequence ATGAAGATTGAGCCTTCGGAGCAAATCCTCGTTTACGGCGAGCGACGCATCCCTTATCGTCTCCAGTTCTCAGATCGGAAACGGTTGCGAATCACCGTGAAGCCGGATCTCAATGTTGTGGCTAATGCTCCTAGCCATTACAGCGAGGAGGAGGCCAGGGAAGCCGTGCGTTCGAAGGCCCGCTGGATCCTTCGCCAGTTGGCTTCGTTTCAAGAGTTCCATCCGCTGCCGATGCCCCACAAGTATATTAGCGGCGAAACCTTTGTTTATCTTGGGAGGCAATATCGGCTGAAGGTTGAGACAGGAGACAGGACCCCTGCCAAGCTTCGCGGTCGGTATTTGTTTGTTACTGTGCCCGACAGGACTGACTCGACGAAAGTGAAGGCGGCAGTCGATGCTTGGTATCGCGTCCGTGCGGAAGAAGTCTTCCGTCGCTACCTTGAGGCTTGTATGGAAGTCGCTGGTCGCCACGGAATCAGCGAACCGGAACTCTCTATCCGGAATATGCGGACACGCTGGGGAAGCTGCAGCTCCGCCGGTAGGATCACCCTCAACCTGAAGCTGATCTATGCCCCGGTCCACTGTATCGAATACGTCATCATGCACGAACTTTGCCATCTCGCACACCATGACCACTCGCCAAGGTTTTATCGGCTACTGACGCGCTGTATGCCCGATTGGGAGAAACGGCGCAAGGTCCTGTCGCAAGTAGTCTTTCTGAAAGCAGAGCCCTTGCGACTCTAA